Proteins co-encoded in one Haloarcula pelagica genomic window:
- a CDS encoding amidohydrolase family protein has translation MGTQHYDLVISNGRVIDPETMLDAVRNVGVSDGRIEAITTDEISGDEAIDATGLVVAPGFIDTHFHAVDPFATKLSLRDGTTTGMDLELGALHVGDWYDKKAEEGWQVNYGTTASLNFARLAVHDPEVDIEEPIDFSNGPSYLNESAEDGVQGWSVTRSDIEQMNQVMGLLDEDLRQGALGIGVGAAYMARGMTSYEQFEAQRTAARYDRLAAIHTRYHLSSQTPTEAPIAFDEVLTNAMLLDAPLILCHDNDYGWWENEEKLRLAREKGYNVWGEHYPYDAGSTVVSADFLRPEIWEETYGNVYEETIYDPVGDSFLDKEAYENLVAEDPGHTVVVFMPTRKQWLPYWLQIPHMTVATDAMAGVGEDGELLAWDADYESYAGHPRTAGAKAKTLRLGREHDVPLMFSLAQLSYWPAKHLGDAGIDDMKERGRVQVGSVADLTLFDPETVTDNSTYKHGENGLPSTGIPYVIVNGTVVVEDSELLSVKPGQPIRYPIEDEGRFVPIDTREWIEEHTIGDGPIPRTDDTGAGTVIPEDSETPPFPHEH, from the coding sequence ATGGGTACGCAACACTACGACCTCGTCATCTCCAATGGACGGGTCATCGATCCGGAGACGATGCTCGACGCAGTCAGGAACGTCGGCGTGAGCGATGGCCGTATCGAGGCGATAACCACCGACGAGATTTCCGGTGACGAGGCCATCGACGCCACCGGACTCGTCGTCGCTCCCGGCTTCATCGATACGCACTTCCACGCGGTCGATCCGTTCGCCACGAAGCTGTCGCTTCGGGACGGGACGACGACCGGGATGGACCTCGAACTCGGCGCGCTCCACGTCGGTGACTGGTACGACAAGAAGGCCGAGGAGGGCTGGCAGGTGAACTACGGCACGACCGCCAGCCTCAACTTCGCCCGGTTAGCCGTCCACGACCCCGAGGTCGACATCGAGGAACCGATCGACTTCTCGAACGGGCCGAGCTATCTCAACGAGTCCGCCGAAGACGGCGTCCAGGGTTGGTCCGTCACCCGGAGCGACATCGAACAGATGAACCAGGTCATGGGGCTACTTGACGAGGACCTCCGCCAGGGTGCCCTCGGAATCGGCGTCGGTGCGGCGTACATGGCCCGTGGAATGACGAGTTACGAGCAGTTCGAGGCCCAGCGGACGGCCGCCCGCTACGATCGGCTCGCGGCGATTCACACTCGATACCACCTGAGCAGCCAGACGCCGACAGAGGCGCCGATCGCGTTCGATGAGGTGCTCACCAACGCGATGCTGCTCGACGCCCCGCTGATCCTGTGTCACGACAACGACTACGGCTGGTGGGAGAACGAGGAGAAGCTTCGGCTAGCTCGCGAGAAGGGCTATAACGTGTGGGGAGAGCACTATCCGTACGATGCCGGGTCGACCGTGGTGAGCGCCGACTTCCTCCGCCCCGAGATCTGGGAGGAGACGTACGGGAACGTCTACGAGGAGACGATATACGACCCAGTGGGAGACTCGTTCCTCGACAAGGAAGCGTACGAGAACCTGGTCGCAGAGGACCCTGGCCATACCGTCGTCGTGTTCATGCCGACGCGGAAGCAGTGGCTGCCGTACTGGTTGCAGATACCTCATATGACCGTGGCCACCGACGCAATGGCCGGCGTGGGAGAGGACGGCGAACTGTTGGCGTGGGACGCCGACTACGAGTCGTACGCGGGCCACCCGCGCACGGCAGGAGCGAAGGCGAAGACGCTACGGCTCGGTCGAGAGCACGACGTCCCACTTATGTTCTCGCTCGCCCAGTTGAGCTACTGGCCTGCGAAGCACCTCGGGGACGCCGGCATCGACGACATGAAAGAGCGGGGCCGTGTCCAGGTGGGGAGCGTCGCCGATCTGACGCTGTTCGATCCGGAGACAGTGACCGACAATTCAACCTACAAACACGGTGAGAATGGCCTGCCATCTACCGGCATCCCGTACGTAATCGTCAATGGAACCGTCGTCGTAGAGGATTCCGAGCTACTCTCGGTCAAACCTGGCCAGCCGATTCGGTACCCAATAGAAGACGAAGGGCGGTTCGTTCCGATAGATACCCGCGAGTGGATTGAGGAGCACACTATCGGTGACGGGCCGATACCGCGGACAGACGATACAGGGGCCGGCACGGTAATCCCGGAAGATAGTGAAACTCCCCCGTTCCCTCATGAACACTGA
- a CDS encoding TMEM175 family protein, which translates to MALPFRRESEETDRLLALSDGVIAIAITLLVLEITVPEVPAGTPPSVVAGLVFEQWHEYLGYMLSFLVIGLYWMLHRRIFVHIEVHDRGIVWLNLLFLLLVAFVPYGTSVFSTYPNRFGVSFIAAVLALTGFSLAALWIYAARKQLIEEGIASRAVGIQAARFLASPIVFASSIAVASVNPVWAMLTWVFLIPINGALNSRLAERLEDESNV; encoded by the coding sequence ATGGCACTCCCTTTTAGACGCGAATCCGAGGAGACCGACCGGCTGCTGGCTCTCTCCGACGGAGTCATCGCCATCGCCATCACGCTGCTCGTCCTAGAGATCACCGTCCCAGAGGTCCCGGCAGGCACACCCCCATCGGTCGTCGCGGGCCTCGTCTTCGAGCAGTGGCACGAGTACCTCGGATATATGTTGAGCTTCCTGGTCATCGGACTCTACTGGATGCTTCACCGACGCATCTTCGTCCACATCGAGGTCCACGACCGGGGAATCGTCTGGCTTAACCTCCTCTTTTTGCTCCTTGTGGCGTTCGTCCCATACGGGACGAGTGTTTTTAGCACGTATCCGAACCGCTTCGGCGTCTCCTTCATTGCTGCAGTCCTCGCACTCACCGGCTTCTCCCTGGCCGCCCTCTGGATCTACGCCGCGCGAAAGCAACTCATCGAGGAAGGTATCGCCTCCCGCGCCGTCGGGATCCAGGCCGCGCGCTTTCTGGCCTCACCGATCGTGTTCGCCAGCTCGATCGCCGTGGCGAGCGTCAACCCAGTTTGGGCGATGCTCACCTGGGTCTTCCTGATTCCGATCAACGGCGCCCTGAACTCACGGCTCGCCGAGAGACTCGAAGACGAGTCGAATGTTTAG
- a CDS encoding IS5 family transposase has translation MDSLPKSRLLRFVEQAVVLARRAMPRFSTRYSRKRFTLRQHVVLLCLKVKKTTTYRDLVDELIEMPRIREAIDLESIPTPSTLCKAFDRLEMAVWRVLLNVSLADLSVTGVTGIDASGFERAHASAHYTKRTNLTIQQLKTTLLIDTATNAVLDIHVTTTRKHDTQIAPQVVRRNAGSIAVLTGDKGYDDENLRQLARDLNIRPLIKYREFTPLHKAWNARLDSDFYNRRNMNETVNAAIKQKFGAFVRSRLWWKQFRGLVIKCVVYNLERSLAVSHERGEYQ, from the coding sequence ATGGACTCACTCCCGAAGTCACGCCTCCTTCGATTTGTTGAACAAGCTGTCGTGTTGGCTCGCCGTGCCATGCCACGGTTCTCGACACGCTATTCGCGCAAGCGATTTACGCTCCGTCAACACGTCGTCTTGCTCTGTCTGAAGGTGAAGAAGACGACCACGTACCGCGATCTCGTTGACGAACTCATAGAAATGCCCCGTATCCGAGAGGCTATTGATCTCGAATCGATTCCTACCCCCTCGACACTCTGCAAAGCATTCGATCGCTTAGAGATGGCTGTCTGGCGAGTACTACTGAACGTCTCGCTCGCTGATCTATCGGTGACCGGTGTCACTGGTATCGATGCGTCCGGATTTGAACGCGCTCACGCCTCCGCTCACTACACGAAGCGAACGAACCTCACCATCCAGCAGTTGAAGACGACCCTATTGATCGATACGGCAACCAACGCCGTTCTCGATATTCACGTGACGACGACACGAAAACACGATACCCAGATTGCACCACAGGTAGTCCGACGGAACGCAGGGTCTATCGCAGTGTTAACCGGTGACAAGGGATACGACGACGAAAACCTCCGGCAACTCGCCCGTGATCTCAATATTCGCCCGCTCATCAAGTACCGTGAGTTCACACCGCTCCATAAAGCGTGGAATGCACGGCTTGACAGCGATTTCTACAATCGACGAAACATGAACGAGACAGTCAACGCTGCGATCAAACAGAAATTCGGGGCATTCGTTCGTTCACGCCTCTGGTGGAAGCAATTTCGCGGACTCGTTATCAAGTGTGTCGTTTACAATCTGGAGCGAAGCCTCGCTGTTTCACACGAGCGAGGTGAATATCAGTGA
- a CDS encoding ribbon-helix-helix domain-containing protein: protein MSEAESSPEKTTVNIRMTETFLEDVDATWEEYGFNSRSEFIRTVLRDALKHPEFNRADLKAMLTSEAEIREGRTHSSDDVKTEYGLDQLMPDSDE, encoded by the coding sequence ATGTCAGAAGCCGAGTCATCCCCGGAGAAAACGACAGTAAATATTCGGATGACCGAGACGTTCTTGGAGGATGTAGACGCAACGTGGGAGGAATACGGATTCAATAGTCGCAGCGAGTTCATCCGGACTGTCCTTCGGGATGCGCTCAAACATCCCGAATTTAATCGTGCAGATCTGAAGGCAATGCTCACCAGCGAAGCCGAGATTCGTGAGGGTCGTACCCACAGTAGTGACGATGTGAAGACCGAATACGGTCTCGACCAACTGATGCCTGACAGCGATGAGTGA
- a CDS encoding type II toxin-antitoxin system RelE family toxin: MSEWDWELTDTAKRDFDSLDGHARDRIAAKLDEIVTDEWRNPPDHLEPLQGTPNDKLRIGPFRLGCRADRTEQVLYVLRIRKRGGDAYRSDDD, translated from the coding sequence ATGAGTGAGTGGGACTGGGAACTTACTGACACAGCCAAGCGAGATTTCGATAGCCTTGACGGTCACGCGCGTGACCGTATCGCAGCCAAACTTGACGAGATTGTAACCGACGAATGGCGGAACCCACCCGACCACCTCGAACCACTGCAAGGGACGCCTAACGACAAGCTTCGGATTGGTCCGTTTCGGCTCGGGTGTCGTGCTGATCGTACCGAACAAGTCCTCTACGTGTTACGAATTCGGAAACGCGGTGGCGATGCATATCGCAGTGATGACGACTGA
- a CDS encoding Nramp family divalent metal transporter, which yields MSGTGGGDDESVDVYVSADEQRSLMSTYTPVAYDNLEPAPDGDDAPDPGSGGQFKQLDLPKVPKLRRIVGPSAIMLGASIGSGETLFWPQLVARYGWGLYWLFIAAVCIQFVVNTEIQRWTLATGESIFRAFERVHPVVPLAMLVGGFVSLGWPGWAASAAQIGAEGLALGTYTVGGVELAGWRLFGIVLMVFIWITYQVTPLMYNVVERIQIVLVSLSIVFTLVLFALIGSVDVLLAIPASVTAIGGSAPTGSIAVLVGALAYAGAGGYLNLSQSLWIREKGYGMGRYQGRIKNPFAGDDPETVHEDGFTFPADRTNLERWRGWWRVTQLEHLLTFFSGLLVVTTALVVIAVSLAPGTALGAVDMWLVQIAPASGGVTTGVIYVTLFLALFTTEYAIVESFVRNSSDIIYELYGREAGWSLPELFWGLLTVFCGWGVVILLFPIAIDDPFGLLVVGAAMSGLMMWPYIVVVQVVNTVRLPEHTMPGWGRVVAMWFAAAFFGYFSVRLVGTGLASQFGLQAFTVSPGVIGSAAGGYALWAGYALVQLYTMYRVARAKVAASGTVERAEVAAGWFQ from the coding sequence ATGTCGGGGACAGGCGGTGGGGACGACGAGTCAGTCGACGTGTACGTCTCTGCGGACGAGCAGCGGTCCCTGATGTCCACGTACACGCCTGTCGCCTACGACAACCTCGAACCGGCGCCGGACGGCGACGACGCCCCGGACCCCGGTTCGGGCGGCCAGTTCAAACAACTCGACCTCCCGAAGGTCCCGAAACTCCGGCGCATCGTCGGCCCCAGTGCGATCATGCTGGGAGCCTCCATCGGGAGCGGTGAGACGTTGTTCTGGCCGCAACTGGTCGCTCGCTACGGCTGGGGGCTCTACTGGCTGTTCATCGCGGCGGTCTGTATCCAGTTCGTCGTCAACACGGAGATACAGCGCTGGACGCTCGCGACCGGGGAGAGCATCTTCCGTGCGTTCGAGCGGGTCCATCCGGTCGTCCCGCTGGCGATGCTGGTCGGCGGGTTCGTCAGCCTCGGCTGGCCCGGGTGGGCGGCCAGTGCCGCACAGATCGGCGCCGAGGGGCTCGCACTCGGCACCTACACCGTCGGCGGGGTCGAACTGGCCGGCTGGCGGCTGTTCGGCATCGTCCTGATGGTGTTCATCTGGATCACCTACCAGGTGACGCCGCTGATGTACAACGTGGTCGAGCGGATACAGATCGTCCTCGTGAGCCTGTCGATCGTGTTCACACTCGTCCTCTTTGCGCTCATCGGCTCGGTCGATGTCCTGCTGGCCATTCCGGCCAGTGTGACGGCTATCGGGGGAAGCGCTCCGACGGGGTCCATCGCCGTCCTCGTCGGGGCCCTGGCCTACGCCGGGGCTGGCGGCTATCTCAACCTCTCACAGAGCCTCTGGATCCGGGAGAAGGGATACGGGATGGGACGGTACCAGGGCCGCATCAAGAACCCCTTCGCCGGCGACGACCCCGAGACGGTCCACGAAGACGGGTTCACGTTCCCGGCCGACAGGACGAACCTCGAACGGTGGCGTGGCTGGTGGCGAGTGACGCAGCTTGAACACCTGCTGACGTTCTTCTCGGGACTGCTCGTCGTCACCACGGCGCTGGTCGTCATCGCGGTGTCGCTGGCGCCCGGGACGGCGCTCGGGGCCGTCGATATGTGGCTCGTCCAGATCGCACCGGCCTCCGGTGGTGTCACTACCGGGGTCATCTACGTCACGCTGTTTCTGGCCCTCTTTACGACCGAGTACGCCATCGTCGAGTCGTTCGTCCGCAACAGCTCCGACATCATCTACGAACTGTACGGGCGCGAGGCCGGCTGGAGTCTCCCGGAGCTGTTCTGGGGACTGTTGACCGTCTTCTGTGGCTGGGGCGTCGTCATCCTCCTGTTCCCGATCGCCATCGACGATCCCTTTGGACTGCTCGTCGTCGGGGCGGCGATGTCCGGGTTGATGATGTGGCCCTACATCGTCGTCGTCCAGGTAGTCAACACCGTCAGGCTCCCGGAACACACCATGCCGGGCTGGGGCCGCGTCGTCGCGATGTGGTTCGCGGCGGCGTTTTTCGGCTACTTCAGCGTCCGCCTGGTCGGGACAGGACTGGCGAGTCAGTTCGGCTTGCAGGCTTTCACTGTTAGTCCCGGCGTGATCGGGAGCGCTGCGGGCGGCTACGCCCTCTGGGCCGGCTACGCACTCGTCCAGCTATACACGATGTATCGGGTCGCACGCGCGAAAGTCGCTGCCAGCGGCACGGTTGAGCGGGCGGAAGTCGCCGCGGGCTGGTTCCAGTGA
- a CDS encoding ArsR family transcriptional regulator, which yields MSDSADDGRDENSPPSTATFTTERVISVFETRRDLSKPLTANDVMEALGCSRRTAHDKLDELVEQGVLETRKVGARSRIWWVPLVRRRDREGLSDLPRDPLVEISIANADLPGSGELLERHRDALRASYDYLVEHPDTDHGTFLNDVFPEHPAGYTTADEWWDAIGPALESLPNVEIASDSDRVWHYGGG from the coding sequence ATGAGCGATTCCGCGGACGACGGGCGTGACGAGAACTCGCCACCGTCCACGGCTACATTCACGACCGAGCGGGTCATCTCGGTGTTCGAAACGCGACGGGATCTCTCCAAGCCGCTGACCGCAAACGACGTGATGGAGGCTCTGGGGTGCTCCCGGCGGACGGCACACGACAAACTGGACGAACTCGTCGAACAGGGCGTCTTAGAGACCCGGAAAGTCGGCGCACGGAGCCGTATCTGGTGGGTCCCACTCGTGCGACGACGGGATCGAGAGGGGCTCTCGGACCTCCCGCGGGACCCGCTGGTCGAGATCAGTATCGCGAACGCGGACTTACCGGGAAGCGGCGAACTGCTAGAGCGACACCGCGACGCGCTCCGAGCGTCTTACGACTACCTCGTCGAGCACCCCGACACCGACCACGGGACCTTCCTCAACGACGTGTTCCCGGAGCATCCCGCCGGGTACACCACGGCCGACGAGTGGTGGGACGCGATCGGCCCTGCGCTCGAATCGCTCCCGAACGTCGAGATAGCGAGCGACAGCGATCGCGTCTGGCACTACGGCGGCGGGTAA
- a CDS encoding DUF7557 family protein translates to MTTTIRVSDQIKDRLERLKRDDETFDELLDRLSRDEKDIEAIAGSFDRPEDEGLGESVTETHEELNESLEERTERSEQ, encoded by the coding sequence ATGACCACTACAATCCGAGTTTCCGATCAGATCAAGGATCGGCTCGAACGGCTGAAGCGCGACGACGAGACGTTTGATGAGTTACTTGATCGACTCAGCCGAGACGAGAAGGATATCGAAGCTATCGCTGGCAGTTTCGATAGGCCAGAAGACGAAGGGCTGGGCGAATCCGTCACCGAAACACACGAGGAATTGAACGAGTCGCTCGAAGAGCGAACAGAACGGTCTGAACAGTGA
- a CDS encoding type II toxin-antitoxin system VapC family toxin: protein MIVLDNDVAVKLLREDDPGVKSHLNQYSSEVWAIPSLVSFEFFQHYHRLDVASQTQQQLLRVFDEILPFTDDVAVEAWRLNDQLLSQEIILDKLDLLNLAIAHEAGATFVTHNSNDFDKTPIHQLTDIDVIVS, encoded by the coding sequence GTGATCGTACTCGACAACGACGTTGCGGTGAAACTTCTTCGAGAAGACGATCCAGGGGTGAAATCACATCTGAACCAGTACAGCAGTGAGGTATGGGCGATCCCGTCACTGGTTAGCTTCGAGTTCTTCCAGCACTACCACCGACTCGATGTCGCTTCTCAGACTCAACAGCAGCTTCTCAGAGTCTTTGACGAGATCCTTCCCTTCACCGATGATGTCGCAGTCGAGGCGTGGCGTCTCAATGATCAGCTTCTCTCACAGGAGATCATACTCGACAAACTCGACCTCCTGAATCTCGCCATCGCTCACGAAGCTGGAGCGACATTCGTCACTCACAACAGCAACGACTTCGACAAGACTCCGATCCACCAACTCACCGATATCGACGTTATCGTCTCCTGA
- a CDS encoding DUF1616 domain-containing protein has protein sequence MTDREGIEASSYHFDRLPADIWLVFALTVLLWIVTLVPLLNGSPLRVGLAVFYALFVPGYTLIATLFPERPPADETPVDDEGTGDESGIDGLERLVLSFGSSIALVPLVGLGLNFTPWGLRLIPILVALTAVTVGFAGLASVRRSRLAPEQQFDPKPLTLLRESMVDLREPDDQVELVINIVLVLSVCLAAGSVVYATTSPVPGESFTEFYLLPENESGELVAEGYPTNMTHGQRQSLVVGIGNSEADTVRYTVVAELQRATVEGDQVTVVDRRKLDQFSRQLAPNETVQVRRTITPEELVGDRLRLQFRLYRGQAAAVNESEAPYRELHLWVNVTSTPEGQKAEAMAVSGENIKTTFLPYGTQSMRTE, from the coding sequence GTGACTGATAGAGAGGGTATTGAGGCGTCGAGCTATCATTTCGATCGCCTCCCAGCCGATATATGGCTGGTTTTCGCTCTGACCGTGTTGCTCTGGATCGTCACGCTTGTCCCACTACTGAATGGGAGTCCGCTCAGAGTTGGCCTGGCGGTCTTCTATGCCCTGTTCGTTCCTGGTTACACACTTATCGCCACACTGTTCCCAGAACGTCCCCCCGCCGACGAGACACCTGTAGACGACGAAGGGACAGGGGATGAAAGCGGTATCGACGGCCTCGAACGGCTCGTCCTCTCGTTCGGAAGTTCGATCGCACTCGTCCCGCTTGTCGGATTGGGACTCAACTTCACGCCTTGGGGCCTCCGTTTGATCCCGATTCTGGTTGCACTCACTGCCGTAACTGTCGGGTTTGCGGGACTGGCATCTGTACGCCGGTCGCGCCTCGCCCCCGAACAGCAGTTCGATCCGAAGCCACTCACGCTCCTCAGAGAGAGTATGGTAGATCTTCGGGAACCGGATGATCAAGTCGAGCTAGTGATCAACATCGTCCTCGTTCTCAGTGTCTGTCTCGCAGCCGGAAGCGTTGTCTACGCCACTACATCCCCGGTCCCCGGTGAATCGTTCACCGAGTTTTACCTGTTACCCGAGAACGAATCTGGCGAACTCGTTGCCGAGGGATATCCAACGAACATGACTCACGGGCAACGACAATCGCTGGTCGTCGGCATTGGAAACAGCGAAGCTGACACAGTCCGGTATACCGTCGTCGCCGAACTCCAGCGTGCCACCGTCGAGGGAGACCAAGTAACAGTTGTCGACCGTAGGAAACTCGATCAGTTCTCCCGGCAGCTCGCTCCCAACGAGACTGTCCAGGTGCGCCGGACGATCACTCCCGAAGAGCTGGTCGGAGACCGATTGCGTCTTCAATTCCGGCTCTACCGAGGCCAGGCAGCCGCTGTCAACGAGAGCGAAGCTCCCTACCGTGAGCTCCATCTCTGGGTCAACGTTACCTCTACCCCGGAGGGCCAAAAAGCTGAAGCGATGGCAGTAAGTGGTGAGAATATAAAGACAACTTTCTTGCCGTACGGCACGCAGAGTATGCGTACTGAATAA
- a CDS encoding glycosyltransferase family 2 protein has translation MNEEEGIAECISRARNALSELGLTGEVIISDASDDRTPEIAREMGAIVVEPDKPGYGYAYRYAFRHTRGEYLVMGDADTTYDFEELPKLLALVRDEGADIAMGSRLDGTIRPGAMPSLHQYIGNPLLTKFLNVFYDAGVSDAHSGFRVFTREAIDTLELDTDGMEFASEMIMDAGAKDLVIKEEPITYHPREGEAKLDSFQDGWRHVKFMLVNAPGYLFSIPGLVMGVLGVSIMALAYTGTAILGQPFGIHSLIAGSLLTILGYHVGSFGLLAGSISNPIRRPDDPITNWVREHFTLERGATLGAALFLLGSGIATYLIWQWFESGFTDLPLVSADIVAFTMIVLGIQTVFGSFFASIVSKS, from the coding sequence ATGAACGAAGAGGAGGGCATCGCCGAATGTATCAGTCGCGCTCGGAACGCGCTCTCGGAACTCGGACTGACTGGCGAGGTCATCATCAGTGACGCCTCCGATGACAGAACCCCCGAGATAGCTCGTGAGATGGGGGCGATCGTCGTCGAACCCGACAAGCCTGGCTACGGGTACGCATACCGCTACGCGTTCCGGCATACACGCGGAGAGTACCTTGTCATGGGCGATGCCGACACGACCTACGACTTCGAGGAGCTACCAAAGCTTCTCGCGCTTGTCCGTGACGAGGGAGCAGACATCGCCATGGGAAGTCGACTTGACGGAACGATCAGGCCAGGTGCGATGCCCTCGCTGCACCAGTACATCGGTAACCCACTGTTGACGAAGTTCCTGAACGTCTTCTACGACGCTGGCGTCTCGGATGCTCACTCGGGCTTTCGGGTGTTCACCCGGGAGGCCATAGATACCCTCGAACTGGATACTGACGGGATGGAGTTCGCTAGTGAGATGATTATGGATGCCGGTGCTAAGGACCTCGTGATCAAGGAAGAACCGATCACGTACCACCCCCGAGAGGGCGAGGCGAAACTTGACAGCTTCCAAGATGGCTGGCGCCACGTGAAGTTCATGCTCGTCAACGCGCCTGGATACTTGTTCTCTATCCCTGGGTTGGTCATGGGTGTGTTGGGCGTGTCGATCATGGCGCTTGCATACACCGGGACCGCGATTCTGGGCCAACCCTTTGGCATCCACTCGCTAATCGCCGGGAGTCTGCTGACGATCCTTGGCTACCATGTCGGAAGTTTCGGGCTGCTGGCGGGATCTATCTCGAACCCCATCCGTCGCCCGGATGACCCGATCACGAACTGGGTCCGTGAGCACTTCACGCTGGAGCGGGGTGCGACTTTGGGTGCGGCGCTGTTCCTGCTCGGGTCAGGGATAGCGACGTACCTGATCTGGCAGTGGTTCGAGAGCGGCTTCACTGATCTCCCGCTGGTATCGGCCGATATCGTCGCATTCACGATGATCGTCCTGGGTATCCAAACAGTGTTCGGGTCGTTCTTCGCAAGTATCGTGTCGAAATCTTGA
- a CDS encoding glycosyltransferase family 4 protein — protein sequence MRIAFVSNVVYPYVTGGAEKRIYEIGRRLAREGHDVTVYGRHYWDGPRETTLEGMTLRAVSDRRDLYTDDRRSIPEAIEFAIDTLRPLRRNHDEHDAFVASTFPYFPVFSAALARLRTDTPLITTWHEVWLDYWNDYLGRLAFGGKTVERLTAAVPQHPIAVSENTADRLARIGPSRKSISVVPNGIDYDFVRGVDPAEPGYDVLFVGRLIEDKRVNLLLRAFDRVAPEYDLTLGVIGDGPEADRLTRLAQSLDASDRIDFLGFVEDHDDVLAQMQAARVFASPSTREGFGITAVEAMAAGCTVVAADHPESAVDEVIGDAGLLVDPTTEGVRAGLERALSGYQPATEPVDRARRFDWDTVAKEALDRYGDAIDG from the coding sequence GTGCGTATCGCGTTCGTCTCCAACGTCGTCTACCCGTACGTCACTGGCGGGGCCGAGAAACGAATCTACGAGATCGGTCGCCGTCTCGCGCGTGAGGGTCACGACGTGACGGTTTACGGTCGCCACTACTGGGACGGTCCACGAGAGACGACACTGGAAGGTATGACACTCAGAGCGGTCAGCGACAGACGTGATCTCTACACTGACGATCGCCGGTCAATCCCAGAGGCGATCGAATTCGCCATCGACACTCTCCGCCCACTCCGACGGAACCACGACGAACATGACGCCTTTGTCGCATCCACCTTTCCGTACTTTCCGGTCTTCTCTGCCGCCCTCGCTCGCCTGCGAACCGACACACCGCTGATTACGACGTGGCACGAGGTATGGCTCGACTACTGGAACGACTATCTGGGGCGTCTCGCTTTCGGCGGAAAGACAGTAGAACGACTCACGGCGGCTGTCCCCCAGCATCCTATCGCTGTCTCCGAGAACACGGCCGACAGACTCGCGCGTATCGGCCCAAGCCGTAAGAGTATCTCAGTCGTCCCCAATGGGATCGACTACGACTTCGTCCGGGGCGTCGATCCGGCAGAACCTGGGTATGACGTGTTGTTCGTCGGCCGGCTGATTGAGGACAAGCGGGTTAACCTCCTTTTACGGGCGTTCGATAGAGTTGCTCCGGAGTACGATCTCACCCTCGGCGTAATCGGCGACGGCCCGGAGGCCGACCGCTTGACTCGACTCGCGCAAAGCCTCGACGCGAGCGACCGGATCGACTTCCTCGGCTTTGTCGAGGACCACGACGACGTGCTGGCACAGATGCAGGCTGCGAGAGTTTTCGCCTCACCGTCAACCAGAGAGGGGTTCGGTATCACGGCCGTCGAAGCGATGGCTGCCGGATGTACGGTTGTCGCGGCTGATCACCCCGAATCGGCAGTTGACGAGGTCATTGGCGACGCAGGCCTCTTAGTTGATCCCACCACAGAGGGCGTCCGTGCGGGACTCGAACGTGCGCTCTCAGGCTACCAACCGGCGACCGAGCCAGTGGACCGGGCACGGAGATTCGATTGGGATACGGTTGCTAAGGAAGCACTTGACCGGTACGGCGATGCAATCGATGGCTAA